CATAATATAATTGGGTACCAGCGTGACTTGGAATGGCATGAGCATCGTCATGACATAGACCAAAAACATCGTATCCCTGCCGCGGAATTTCAGCTTGGAGAATGCATAAGCAGCCAGTGCTGCGACGAGTGTCTGACCCACAATAATCGGCATCACCATGAACACGGAGTTCCAGAACATCGTCAGATACTTCGGGTTGTCAATGAAAACCTTCCCATACTGTGCAAAAGACACCTTGTCCGGAATCAGTTTCAGATTTGCAAAAGAACCATCTCTACCAGGAATCATTTCTTTCATTTGACCGATGAGACCGTAATTGATCTGGATCTCCAGTTCTGTCATCAATGAATTTGTGAATGTAATCACAATAGGAGATATTAAGATCATGGCGATAACACCCATGACAAACGTTAAAGCACTTTTTTTCAATATGTAGGCTACTCGCACAGACTTCTCTCCACCTCCTATTCCATGTACTGCCGATGCCGGCGCTCAATCGCAAACAGCACTAGTACAATCAGTAAAATACAGAGAAACATCAGGGTTGCCGCCGCAGTCAGCTTCTGAATGTCGAGTGACACGAACATATTGTTCATATAATGCTGCATCATATAAATACTGTCATGGGGGTAATCACCTGCGATCAGATACGTCTCACGAAACACTTTGAATGAATTGATAATGGACATGATCACAACAAAAAACATTGTGGAAGTCAGATAGACCAGAGTAATACTTCGGAATTGCCGTAAACGACCAGCCCCCTCAATCCGGGCCGTTTCGTAGTAACCCTTCGGAATTTGCTGTAGTCCCGCCAG
This Paenibacillus sp. JZ16 DNA region includes the following protein-coding sequences:
- a CDS encoding carbohydrate ABC transporter permease, with amino-acid sequence MRVAYILKKSALTFVMGVIAMILISPIVITFTNSLMTELEIQINYGLIGQMKEMIPGRDGSFANLKLIPDKVSFAQYGKVFIDNPKYLTMFWNSVFMVMPIIVGQTLVAALAAYAFSKLKFRGRDTMFLVYVMTMLMPFQVTLVPNYIMVDKLGMLNSTGAIIVPGIFAAFGVFMLRQFMLDIPYAYIEAAKIDGAGHLRIFITMIVPMIMPGLAALVILLFVDYWNMVEQPLIFLDDPFKQPLSVFLSRINDSDRGIAFAASMLYMAPMVMLFLYAESYFIEGIQLSGVKG